The following are from one region of the Salvelinus alpinus chromosome 16, SLU_Salpinus.1, whole genome shotgun sequence genome:
- the LOC139541343 gene encoding regulator of G-protein signaling 5-like translates to MCKGLAALPQTCRIRAKEIKSKLGVLLQKPENGIDLIIPYPEKPEKKPEKLQKPIPEEASQWRESLDHVLTNSCGLAMFRSFLRSEFSEENIEFWVACEDFKKTKSPMKMAVKARKIYEDFIQTEGPREVNIDHYTKDVTLRNLVDLSPVTFDLAQKRIYALMEKDSFGRFLRSEQYQELVK, encoded by the exons ATGTGTAAAGGATTAGCTGCGTTGCCCCAAACATGTCGGATAAG GGCTAAAGAGATTAAGTCTAAGTTGGGGGTTCTCCTCCAGAAGCCTGAGAATGGCATTGACCTGATCATCCCATACCCAGAGAAACCAGAGAAGAAGCCAGAGAAGCTTCAGAA GCCCATTCCTGAGGAGGCTTCTCAGTGGCGTGAGTCCCTGGACCATGTGCTGACCAACAGCT GTGGCCTGGCCATGTTTCGTAGCTTCCTGCGCTCTGAATTCAGTGAGGAGAACATTGAGTTCTGGGTGGCCTGCGAGGACTTCAAGAAGACCAAGTCTCCCATGAAGATGGCTGTGAAGGCCAGGAAGATCTATGAGGACTTCATCCAGACCGAGGGACCCAGAGAG gtGAACATTGATCATTACACCAAGGATGTGACCCTGAGGAACCTGGTTGATCTTTCCCCTGTGACCTTTGACCTTGCCCAAAAGAGAATTTATGCTCTGATGGAGAAGGACTCCTTTGGCCGCTTCCTGAGATCTGAGCAGTACCAGGAGCTGGTCAAATAA